The Setaria italica strain Yugu1 chromosome IX, Setaria_italica_v2.0, whole genome shotgun sequence genome has a window encoding:
- the LOC101753790 gene encoding non-specific lipid-transfer protein 2P-like produces the protein MAKAVAVLAALVLLVAAMGVADAAPAPAPAQQCDATRLADCAFAFLFGTTPLKSCCDSLREEQKGCLCVYARDPQYSGFLTTSTTVRNALAYCKVAYPSC, from the coding sequence ATGGCGAAGGCGGTCGCGGTGCTGGCGGCGCTGGTGCtgctggtggcggcgatgggcgTGGCggacgcggcgccggcgccggcgccggcgcagcagTGCGACGCAACGAGGCTGGCGGACTGCGCGTTCGCGTTCTTGTTTGGGACGACGCCCCTAAAGTCGTGCTGCGACAGCCTGCGCGAGGAGCAGAAGGGGTGCCTCTGCGTGTACGCGCGCGACCCGCAGTACAGCGGCTTCctcaccaccagcaccaccgtcCGCAACGCGCTCGCCTACTGCAAGGTCGCCTACCCAAGCTGCTAG